In the genome of Vicinamibacteria bacterium, one region contains:
- a CDS encoding type II toxin-antitoxin system Phd/YefM family antitoxin gives MKTLSSSEFKAKCPAILDEVARTGEPVTILKRGKPVAQLVPPVPRSEGYPQEQIIGTVR, from the coding sequence ATGAAAACGTTATCGTCGAGCGAGTTCAAGGCCAAATGCCCCGCGATCCTCGATGAGGTTGCCCGCACGGGAGAGCCGGTGACTATACTCAAACGAGGAAAGCCGGTTGCTCAGCTCGTCCCGCCTGTTCCTCGGAGCGAAGGCTATCCCCAAGAGCAAATCATCGGGACTGTACGCA
- the rsgA gene encoding ribosome small subunit-dependent GTPase A produces the protein MSSHKPKLVGTVFKLLGKQASVRVDTGQGHRVFDCHLRGRLFDDEEADVKTQIAVGDRVEIDPLVALELHTPDETVPGVLHEVLERRTAVVRMAGRRKPRLQVLAANVDQLVVVSALLEPPFKTGLIDRYLAIAETAQIAPAVCLNKVDLDDGVLLDEARQSLRLYAELGYPLVFTSARKGVGLEELRALLTNKRSMLVGHSGVGKSKLANAMVPGAKLASGEVNRRGRGRHTTSASTLLALDFGGELVDTPGVRELSLRHIDRADLAAAFVEFRPHRDACHFSTCSHIPEPHCGVKKAVAEGAISRTRYESYCGLYEELG, from the coding sequence GTGTCGAGCCATAAACCCAAGCTCGTCGGAACCGTCTTCAAACTCCTCGGCAAACAAGCCTCGGTTCGCGTCGATACCGGGCAGGGCCATCGAGTCTTCGACTGCCACTTGCGTGGTCGACTCTTCGACGACGAGGAGGCTGACGTCAAGACCCAGATTGCCGTCGGGGATCGCGTCGAGATCGACCCCCTGGTCGCGCTCGAGCTTCATACCCCCGACGAGACCGTTCCCGGGGTATTGCACGAGGTGCTCGAGCGCCGCACCGCCGTGGTCCGCATGGCCGGGCGTCGCAAGCCGAGGTTACAGGTACTCGCGGCGAACGTCGATCAGCTCGTGGTCGTTTCGGCCCTTCTCGAGCCTCCGTTCAAGACTGGGCTCATCGACCGGTACCTCGCCATCGCCGAGACAGCACAGATCGCCCCCGCCGTCTGTCTCAACAAGGTCGACCTCGACGACGGTGTCCTGCTCGACGAGGCGAGACAATCGCTTCGTCTGTACGCCGAGCTCGGCTATCCCCTCGTGTTCACGAGCGCAAGGAAAGGCGTTGGTCTCGAGGAGCTTCGTGCGCTGCTCACGAACAAGCGCTCGATGCTCGTCGGGCACTCGGGAGTGGGAAAGTCGAAGCTCGCTAACGCGATGGTGCCCGGCGCGAAGCTCGCGAGCGGCGAAGTGAATCGTCGAGGCCGGGGGCGCCACACCACGAGCGCGTCCACGCTTCTAGCGCTCGATTTCGGTGGAGAGCTGGTGGACACGCCCGGCGTGCGCGAGCTCTCCCTGCGGCACATCGACCGAGCCGATCTAGCCGCCGCCTTCGTAGAGTTTCGACCCCACCGCGACGCCTGCCATTTTTCCACCTGCAGCCACATCCCCGAGCCGCACTGCGGCGTCAAGAAGGCAGTCGCGGAGGGCGCCATCTCGAGAACGAGATACGAGAGCTATTGCGGTCTTTACGAGGAGCTCGGGTAG